A genome region from Acidobacteriota bacterium includes the following:
- the metG gene encoding methionine--tRNA ligase, producing MSKTFYLTTPLYYVNDVPHVGHTYTTVIADAIVRYRRMCGDDVSFLTGTDEHGLKIERSARQQGIEPQELVDTYAAKFRSTWEQLGLDFDEFIRTTQERHYRAVAKLFRAVKKSGSVYLGQYQGNYCVGCESYVAEGRICPDCGRPTEFMTEDSYFFKLSAFQEKLLRFYRENPDFVVPRSRMNEVVRFVEGGLQDLSISRTSFRWGIPVPGDEKHIFYVWFDALTGYISGMGYGTDDEKFEKWWPVDVHLIGKDILRFHAVYWPAFLMAAGLALPKRILSHGWWTIEGEKMSKSKGNFITADELLNVVGTDYFRYFLLREIPLGSDGNFSFDGLRTRVNSDLVNDLGNLAQRTLKMVRSYFGGVIPDAGESDGKGRELRKSCDEAARLYQDRFGDLRINKAMEAVWELIGRVNKYLVVNEPWILAKDPNRRAQLGSVLYNAAEALRVIAVMLGPIVPEGAASILRQLGIRRPLEDHGIPSMEWAGLESGSSIGRLGHIYPRLEKKEFRVKVKNRRAGGAESKKTAAGKVAGRDDARIDIKEFAKVRMQVARIVSAEPIPKSTRLLKLKVDLGSEVRQVVAGIAEQYSPESLPGRLVVIVTNLKPAKLMGVESNGMIVAASDGGKPVLATFTEKVRPGSVLT from the coding sequence ATGTCCAAGACCTTCTACCTGACGACTCCTCTCTACTATGTCAACGACGTGCCCCACGTGGGGCATACCTACACCACCGTCATCGCCGACGCCATCGTCCGCTACCGGCGGATGTGCGGCGACGACGTCTCCTTCCTCACCGGCACCGACGAGCACGGTCTCAAGATCGAGCGGTCGGCCCGGCAACAGGGCATCGAGCCCCAGGAACTGGTGGACACCTATGCCGCCAAGTTCCGAAGCACCTGGGAGCAGCTCGGGCTGGACTTCGACGAGTTCATAAGGACCACTCAGGAGAGGCACTATCGCGCCGTCGCCAAGCTCTTCCGGGCGGTCAAGAAGAGCGGAAGCGTCTATCTGGGTCAGTACCAGGGCAACTACTGCGTGGGCTGCGAGTCCTATGTGGCGGAGGGCCGGATTTGTCCCGACTGCGGCCGGCCCACCGAGTTCATGACCGAGGACAGCTACTTTTTCAAGCTGTCGGCATTCCAGGAGAAGCTGCTGCGGTTCTACCGGGAGAACCCGGATTTTGTGGTCCCTCGCTCCCGGATGAACGAGGTGGTCCGCTTCGTCGAAGGCGGTCTTCAGGATCTCAGCATCAGCCGCACTTCATTTCGCTGGGGCATCCCGGTCCCCGGCGACGAGAAGCACATCTTCTACGTCTGGTTCGACGCCCTCACCGGATATATCTCGGGCATGGGCTACGGCACCGACGACGAGAAGTTCGAGAAGTGGTGGCCGGTCGACGTCCATCTCATCGGCAAGGACATCCTTCGGTTCCATGCGGTCTACTGGCCGGCGTTTCTGATGGCGGCCGGTCTGGCCCTCCCCAAGCGGATCTTGAGCCATGGGTGGTGGACCATCGAAGGGGAGAAGATGTCCAAGTCCAAGGGCAATTTCATCACCGCCGACGAGCTTTTGAACGTGGTCGGGACTGACTACTTCCGCTACTTCCTGCTCCGGGAGATTCCCTTGGGTTCCGACGGGAACTTCTCCTTCGACGGGCTGCGGACACGGGTCAACAGCGACCTGGTCAACGATCTGGGGAATTTGGCCCAACGCACGCTGAAGATGGTCCGCAGCTATTTCGGCGGCGTCATTCCGGACGCGGGAGAATCGGACGGGAAGGGCCGGGAACTCCGGAAGTCTTGTGACGAGGCCGCGCGGCTCTACCAGGATCGATTCGGGGACCTCCGGATCAACAAGGCCATGGAGGCCGTCTGGGAGTTGATCGGCCGTGTGAACAAGTACCTGGTGGTCAACGAACCCTGGATTCTGGCCAAGGATCCGAACCGCCGGGCGCAGCTCGGGAGTGTCCTGTACAACGCCGCGGAGGCGTTGCGAGTGATCGCGGTGATGTTGGGTCCCATCGTTCCCGAGGGGGCGGCTTCCATACTGCGCCAGCTCGGCATTCGGCGGCCCCTTGAAGATCATGGGATTCCCTCCATGGAGTGGGCCGGTCTGGAGAGCGGTTCCTCCATCGGGCGGTTGGGTCACATCTATCCCCGTTTGGAAAAGAAGGAGTTTCGCGTGAAAGTGAAGAATCGACGCGCAGGCGGCGCCGAATCGAAAAAAACCGCGGCCGGCAAGGTCGCCGGCCGGGACGATGCCCGCATCGACATCAAGGAATTCGCCAAGGTCAGGATGCAGGTGGCCCGGATCGTGAGCGCAGAGCCCATCCCCAAGTCGACCCGCCTTCTCAAGCTCAAGGTGGACTTGGGGTCGGAGGTCCGCCAAGTCGTGGCGGGAATCGCCGAGCAGTACTCGCCGGAGTCGCTGCCGGGACGTCTGGTCGTCATTGTGACCAACCTCAAGCCGGCCAAGCTCATGGGCGTGGAGTCCAACGGAATGATCGTGGCGGCTTCGGACGGAGGAAAACCGGTTCTGGCCACCTTCACCGAAAAGGTGCGCCCGGGTTCGGTTCTGACCTGA
- a CDS encoding TatD family hydrolase codes for MFVDSHAHLDAPVLQADLEGVLSRARQAGVERILTICCLEGNRHSAETTLNLLDRYDGLWAAFGVHPHDARCFSDGIASELADLLRHPKALALGEIGLDYHYLNSDADAQREAFLAQIELAQAAGKPIVIHSRKAEDEICSILEQKYPSGDGLNGVVHCFTSDEPTARRCLDRGFFIGLGGILTFRKADSLRAVASRLPLDRILIETDSPYLAPVPFRGKTNEPARVVEVARELGRVRALTLEQVGESTRSNFERLFCAGSHREPGRLAVSN; via the coding sequence GTGTTTGTCGACTCCCACGCCCATCTCGATGCCCCCGTCCTGCAGGCCGACCTGGAGGGAGTCCTGTCCCGGGCACGGCAGGCGGGAGTGGAGCGGATTCTGACCATCTGTTGCCTGGAAGGGAACCGTCATTCCGCCGAGACCACGCTGAACCTGTTGGACCGCTACGACGGACTCTGGGCCGCCTTCGGCGTTCATCCCCACGACGCCCGTTGCTTCTCGGACGGCATCGCCTCGGAACTGGCCGATCTGTTGCGGCATCCCAAAGCCCTGGCCTTGGGGGAGATCGGCCTCGACTACCACTATCTGAACTCTGATGCCGACGCTCAGAGGGAGGCGTTTCTGGCGCAGATCGAACTGGCTCAGGCTGCAGGCAAACCGATCGTGATCCACTCCAGGAAGGCCGAGGATGAGATCTGCTCGATTCTGGAGCAGAAGTACCCAAGTGGAGATGGACTCAACGGCGTGGTCCACTGTTTCACCTCCGACGAGCCGACCGCCCGGCGCTGCCTGGACCGGGGTTTTTTCATCGGACTGGGAGGCATCCTCACCTTTCGCAAGGCCGATTCGCTGCGAGCGGTGGCGAGCCGTTTGCCCTTGGACCGGATCCTGATCGAAACCGACTCCCCGTACCTGGCCCCCGTTCCCTTTCGGGGCAAGACCAACGAGCCTGCCCGGGTGGTGGAAGTCGCGCGGGAACTGGGGAGGGTCCGCGCCCTGACCCTGGAACAGGTGGGTGAGAGCACCCGTTCAAACTTCGAGAGACTGTTCTGCGCCGGTTCCCACCGGGAGCCGGGCCGATTGGCAGTCTCAAATTGA
- a CDS encoding polyprenyl synthetase family protein yields MQTSRPLTLKDIFLLVKSDLAEVETRLDTEIQSAIPLVNDINRYLHTSGGKRLRPAVLLLASKLCGARTEAAHRLSVVVELIHVATLVHDDIIDNSDVRRGRPSVNAKWGNQITVLMGDWLYMTSFQIAMKERSMRILDILIDITRKMVEGELLQLELEGRMDITEPQQSQISLYKTAYLFSGCGRLGAILGNMDPAREEGLALYGRSLGMAFQLVDDQLDYTSAQKDMGKPVLKDLEEGKMTLPIIFMLRRARRAEKDFVRQVILQHDFSDANKQEILGLVWKYGALDELKLRARAYAQQARDALAVFPDSIYRDALLQVPDFVLDRNN; encoded by the coding sequence GTGCAGACTAGCCGACCGCTCACTCTCAAGGACATTTTCCTGCTGGTGAAATCGGATCTGGCCGAGGTGGAGACCCGCCTCGATACGGAGATCCAGAGCGCGATTCCCTTGGTCAACGACATCAACCGGTACCTGCACACGAGCGGCGGCAAGCGGCTCCGGCCGGCCGTCCTGCTGCTGGCTTCCAAGCTGTGCGGGGCCCGTACCGAGGCGGCGCATCGCTTGAGTGTGGTGGTGGAATTGATCCACGTCGCCACGCTGGTCCACGACGACATCATCGACAACAGCGACGTCCGCCGCGGGCGGCCCTCGGTCAACGCCAAATGGGGAAATCAGATTACGGTCCTCATGGGCGACTGGCTCTACATGACCTCTTTTCAGATCGCCATGAAGGAGCGGTCGATGAGGATCTTGGACATCCTCATCGACATCACCCGCAAGATGGTGGAGGGAGAGCTCCTGCAGCTTGAGCTGGAGGGGCGCATGGACATCACGGAGCCACAGCAGTCGCAGATCAGTCTCTACAAGACGGCGTATCTTTTTTCCGGTTGCGGCCGCCTGGGAGCGATTCTGGGCAACATGGATCCGGCTCGGGAGGAGGGTCTCGCCCTCTACGGCCGGTCCCTGGGGATGGCCTTCCAACTGGTGGACGACCAGCTCGACTACACCTCCGCCCAGAAGGACATGGGCAAGCCGGTCCTCAAGGACCTGGAAGAGGGAAAGATGACGCTTCCCATCATCTTCATGCTTCGCCGTGCCCGCCGGGCGGAAAAGGACTTTGTCCGGCAGGTGATCCTCCAGCACGATTTCAGCGATGCCAACAAGCAGGAGATCCTGGGTCTGGTCTGGAAGTACGGAGCTTTGGACGAACTGAAGCTTCGGGCCCGAGCCTACGCCCAGCAGGCCAGGGATGCGCTTGCGGTCTTTCCCGATTCCATCTACCGGGACGCCCTTCTCCAGGTGCCCGACTTCGTCCTGGATCGAAACAACTGA